In Patagioenas fasciata isolate bPatFas1 chromosome 2, bPatFas1.hap1, whole genome shotgun sequence, a single window of DNA contains:
- the LOC136097563 gene encoding uncharacterized protein: MGNMASVEEKIIVKSILQLAARTGRILEKDTVERLLLFAQHKGCVRSTDEFFSPGTWEDIGTELWEVVTQGSREACDLTGPWREIRQLMQEVSEEPELGAIPSEPPAASCPASENSEESTPLVCPISDLEFWDGEQIIPSAPVEPLPVSDNEWQQPASFNKPGQVNPADVPLPEDPMEHQDGAPQNRPDFQEESHVQSLKDLLRRQESQMQEVLEAMKRLDGGNSKTSRLIAYKKASDAIKDGLEAIGRECEKRGKQEREGAELDLTPEELCIKRERIQKWARQCVEDGMWSVREADEYLREQYGKGLETGLADPFANMRRLTDPQGNTRELYSSDNNDNLGAAPVHQGRDIPRDHSYNAGQHWQGVIRDAAIEGIMLPGSITAMPAHIDNRGQRQWSPFDWKTVKQLQSAVMEYGMDNKHVMQLVNSFFKGQVLTQTDIRALMELLLPPTGYLLFLDKWQGKVELAVLENVHLPADDPLRLASMDQLLGRGQYADGATQAALHPRILQQTQGLALVAVKELPNRGNPVAPYSTIEWDPGEPYMKFVDRLKEAIDASPNLTPEAKAAVGKDLAMMNANTQCQQILAGLGKTASLAEMVEACTRVPIMQQEVEKAKIHAQAHAAALAAALKPAMKGRSPSCRGLACFTCGQTGRIKRNCPQYTRRGGPSNGTSQSPAPLNNLRFDGTCSRCDKYGHRVVECRSRFKKDGTPLPGNGRASARGWGAMTPQYQPRRGTDMVGCPSSGQQPQEAQASIWLWEQTSQ, encoded by the coding sequence atgggaaatatggcatccgtggaagaaaaaataatagtgaaaagtattctgcagctggctgcaagaacaggaagaattttggaaaaagacaccgtggagcgccttttactattcgcccagcataagggctgtgttcgttcgacggacgaatttttttctcccggtacgtgggaggacatagggaccgaactatgggaagtgGTTACAcaggggagccgcgaggcttgcgatctcaccggaccctggcgggagatcaggcagctgatgcaggaagtctcagaggagccggagctgggtgCCATCCcttcggagccgcccgccgcgagctgccccgcctccgagaactccgaagaatcaacaccgctggtatgtcccatatcagatctggagttctgggacggagagcaaattataccctctgcacctgttgagccattgcctgtctccgacaacgaatggcagcaaccggcaagtttcaacaagccaggacaagttaatccagccgacgtgcctttgccggaggacccgatggaacaccaggacggagcaccgcagaatcgccctgacttccaggaggagagccacgtgcagagcctgaaggacttactgagacggcaggagagccagatgcaagaagttctagaagctatgaaacgactagatggtggtaacagtaaaacttcacggttaatagcatataaaaaggcgtcagatgcaattaaggacgggctggaggcaattggcagggaatgtgaaaaacggggaaaacaggaaagggagggggcggaattagacctcactccggaggagctctgtattaaaagggagcgaatacaaaaatgggctagacaatgtgttgaagatgggatgtggtctgtaagagaagcagatgaatatttgagagagcaatatggaaaagggctggagactgggttagcagatccgtttgcaaatatgcgtcgacttactgatccacagggaaacacaagggaattgtatagcagtgataataatgataatttgggtgctgcccctgtgcatcagggtagagatattcctcgagatcattcttataatgcagggcaacattggcaaggggtaatcagagatgcagctattgaagggatcatgttacctggtagtattacagcaatgccagcgcacatagataatagaggacaaaggcagtggtcgccttttgattggaaaacggttaagcaattgcaaagtgcagttatggaatatggtatggataataagcatgtgatgcagctagtcaattcatttttcaaggggcaagtactaactcaaacagatattagggcattgatggagttattgcttcctccaacggggtatttgctgttcttggacaagtggcaggggaaggtggaattggcagtattagaaaatgttcatttaccagctgatgatccgttgcgattagctagcatggaccagttactgggtcgtgggcaatatgcagatggtgctactcaggcagcactccatccaaggattttgcagcaaacgcaagggcttgccctggtggcagtgaaagaattgccaaatagaggtaaccctgtggcaccctattctacaatagagtgggatcctggggaaccatatatgaagtttgtagatcgtttgaaagaagctatagatgcctctcctaacttgactccagaggcaaaagctgctgtggggaaagatttggctatgatgaatgcaaacacccaatgccaacagatattagccggtttgggaaaaactgcttctttggcagagatggtggaagcttgcacacgggtaccaattatgcaacaagaggtagaaaaagcaaaaatacatgctcaagcccatgctgcagccttggctgcagcacttaaacctgcaatgaaaggtcgaagcccttcttgtcgcggcctagcatgttttacttgtggacagacaggacgtattaaaagaaattgccctcagtacactcggagagggggacctagtaatggcactagtcagtcaccagcccctctcaataatttgcgcttcgatggcacgtgcagtcggtgtgataagtatggacaccgagtagtggagtgtcgatcaagatttaaaaaagatgggacaccgctgccgggaaatgggagggccagcgccaggggctggggcgcgatgacaccacaataccagccgagacgGGGAACAGACATGGTTggttgtccgagctcagggcagcaacctcaggaagcgcaggcgtcgatctggctgtgggaacagacgtcacaataa